From one Anopheles bellator chromosome 1, idAnoBellAS_SP24_06.2, whole genome shotgun sequence genomic stretch:
- the LOC131215579 gene encoding uncharacterized protein LOC131215579, whose protein sequence is MSNADSKPTESTFCQIMKPIYWVSKSTGLWPQSFIQSSPGVTVLDIGYIIFIYVLFGYLIAINMSAKLWDYYMTPFGSEILRYGLQTHLVNGLCLGVLIITTNVVQYRRKWEYMSLLDAITKVVEQEFHVKNPVRVVQLFIAFIIFWENAYLLLVLSGYYFLIDRTLNIRTSYLYTSYYIMNVSMLALINEYTYFIVHIRRLMTIVNRLLKQLLLNDAESELILLDKGRKAKTPTIAYDEIFTIYGQIGKDFANGGSQMKPNKATKTFVVPPASAGFNKFSPMTVYNTFVTQLKIDGESSMDSILKSLNRLSVLHYHLCDAIRLVNRISSLPMMLQFGAIFVFLVFGLFTIYKAFNSGTWAFKIMAVANASWIAFYLVAILTVITATSSATTAGRATGDIIHQIIRKHQNHFTSDVIERLSTMSLQIKMREMSFSCGLFQFDWQLFSSILSACAMYLVFLIQFDVTPPLGLSSSNLTLPSIEIFNIPTDGE, encoded by the exons ATGAGCAACGCGGACAGTAAGCCAACGGAGAGTACGTTCTGTCAGATTATGAAGCCCATCTATTGGGTATCGAAGTCGACCGGGCTGTGGCCGCAGTCGTTTATCCAGTCGTCACCCGGTGTGACGGTGCTCGACATTGGCTACATCATTTTTATCTACGTCCTGTTTGGGTATCTCATCGCTATCAACATGAGCGCGAAGCTGTGGGACTACTACATGACACCGTTTGGGTCGGAAATCCTTCGGTACGGATTACAGACACATCTAGTCAATGGGCTGTGTCTTG GTGTACTAATAATTACCACCAACGTTGTGCAATACCGAAGAAAGTGGGAATACATGAGCTTGCTGGACGCAATAACGAAGGTAGTCGAACAGGAGTTTCATGTAAAAAATCCTGTGAGAGTTGTGCAACT TTTCATAGCGTTCATTATATTTTGGGAAAACGCGTACCTCCTGTTGGTGTTGAGTGGTTACTACTTTCTGATAGACAGAACTTTAAACATACGGACCAGCTATCTCTACACATCCTACTACATTATGAACGTATCCATGTTGGCTCTTATCAACGAGTATACTTACTTCATTGTACACATCCGACGGCTCATGACGATCGTAAACAGGCTGCTGAAGCAGTTACTGTTGAACGATGCCGAAAGTGAGCTGATTCTACTCGACAAGGGTCGCAAGGCCAAAACGCCAACCATCGCGTACGATGAGATTTTTACGATTTACGGACAAATCGGAAAGGACTTTGCCAACGGTGGAAGTCAAATGAAACCAAACAAGGCAACAAAGACTTTCGTGGTGCCGCCAGCGTCGGCAGGATTCAACAAATTCTCGCCGATGACCGTGTACAACAC CTTTGTCACTCAGCTGAAGATCGACGGCGAGTCCAGCATGGATTCGATACTAAAATCACTGAACCGTCTTTCCGTTTTGCACTATCACCTGTGCGATGCGATCCGACTGGTCAATCGCATATCGTCGCTCCCGATGATGCTACAGTTTGGGGCCATATTTGTGTTTCTAGTGTTTGGCCTGTTCACCATCTACAA AGCATTCAATTCCGGAACGTGGGCATTCAAAATTATGGCCGTGGCTAACGCTTCGTGGATTGCGTTCTACTTGGTGGCAATTTTGACCGTCATCACCGCCACCTCGTCAGCCACGACCGCGGGCCGCGCTACGGGCGATATCATCCACCAGATTATACGAAAGCATCAGAACCACTTCACGAGCGACGTAATTGAGAGG CTTTCCACAATGTCactgcaaataaaaatgcgcGAAATGTCCTTCTCCTGCGGCTTATTCCAGTTCGATTGGCAACTGTTTAGCTCG ATACTTTCAGCGTGCGCAATGTACCTGGTGTTTCTGATTCAGTTCGACGTAACACCTCCGCTTGGGCTTTCATCGAGCAATCTTACCTTGCCGTCTATCGAAATATTTAACATTCCGACCGACGGTGAATAG
- the LOC131205659 gene encoding elongation of very long chain fatty acids protein 1-like, with the protein MDFLQQMNLTDFTIYDLFNVKGVEEHIDEYPLMASPVPSTILIAIYLYFIYKYGPSYMENRKPYNLRWIIAAYNIFQVFACTFLVLNYIKVGFKFRFIGRCTPKLPVTAYEHGLDAVYYGWLAMCLRLVEFIETVFFVLRKKQNQVSALHVYHHISTFLIVWWSLKLSLSYQEMSIMVLNSIVHIIMYSYYFLSSFKACQPLTGRIKPAITIIQLAQLVTMLVHVRAALQPTCAANKTIYMLHAVNLVILISLFTNFYIQTYIRKARKLKAH; encoded by the exons ATGGATTTCCTTCAGCAGATGAATCTCACCGACTTCACGATCTACGATCTGTTCAACGTCAAGGGTGTCG AGGAACACATCGACGAGTACCCTTTGATGGCATCGCCAGTACCGAGCACCATCCTGATTGCCATATACCTCTACTTCATCTACAAATACGGCCCAAG CTATAtggaaaatcggaaaccaTACAATCTGCGCTGGATCATCGCGGCGTACAATATTTTCCAAGTGTTTGCATGCACCTTCCTGGTGCTGAAT TACATCAAGGTAGGGTTCAAGTTCCGGTTCATCGGTAGATGCACACCCAAGCTGCCGGTGACGGCGTATGAGCACGGTCTGGATGCAGTGTACTACGGGTGGCTCGCGATGTGCCTCCGGTTGGTTGAGTTCATCGAGACGGTGTTTTTCGTGTTGCGCAAAAAGCAGAACCAGGTGTCGGCGCTACACGTGTACCACCACATCAGTACTTTCCTCATCGTTTGGTGGAGCCTGAAGCTGAGTTTGT CGTATCAGGAGATGTCCATCATGGTGCTCAACTCGATCGTGCATATCATCATGTACTCGTACTACTTTCTGTCGTCGTTCAAAGCCTGCCAACCGCTCACGGGCCGCATCAAGccggccatcaccatcataCAGCTGGCGCAGCTGGTCACGATGCTGGTGCACGTCCGGGCAGCCCTTCAGCCAACGTGTGCGGCCAACAAAACGATCTACATGCTTCACGCCGTCAATCTCGTCATCCTGATCAGTCTGTTCACGAACTTCTACATCCAGACGTACATCCGAAAGGCGCGGAAGCTAAAGGCGCATTGA